GCAAGGCAAACCATAAAAAAAACGTTGGTTAATAAAAAAAGATCAAGTGCAATAAAGACTTATATTAAAAAAGTTTTGCACGAAATTAATAATGGATCAAAAGATAATGCTAATCTTGCTTTGATTACAGCCCAATCTAAAATAATGAAAGGGGTGAAGAAAAATATTATTAAATTGAATACCGCCTCACGAAAAATTAGTCAATTATCTCAAAGAATTAAACAAATGGCTAAAGAAGAAGTATAATCTCCTAATTGCTTTTTTTTAAGTATTTATTAGCTAAATTAAAGCTAATAAAATTTTAAAAAAATAAATTATTACTTATTTTTTTGTTTATATTGTTGTCGATTATTCTTTAATTTAAGAATTTATTTATTTAGCTCATTTATTAAGTTGTTGAAAATTTAATTCTCAAAATTTAGCTTGATTATTTTCCAAAATTAGTGCATATTT
This genomic window from Rickettsia endosymbiont of Ceutorhynchus obstrictus contains:
- the rpsT gene encoding 30S ribosomal protein S20 encodes the protein MANHSSAKKAARQTIKKTLVNKKRSSAIKTYIKKVLHEINNGSKDNANLALITAQSKIMKGVKKNIIKLNTASRKISQLSQRIKQMAKEEV